Sequence from the Bacillus sp. es.036 genome:
CGAGAATTTAATCAAAACCCAGCCCTTCTTCAAAAAATGCAAAATCGGTTTCAGTACATCTTAGTTGATGAATTTCAAGATACAAACCCAATTCAATACGAGTTGATAAAACAAATTGCTGCCCCGCAAAACAATCTATTTGTCGTCGGGGATGATGATCAGGTAATCTATTCCTTTAACGGAGCAAATAGTTCGATTATTTTAGAATTCGATCGCACTTATCCAGATGCGGCAGTTGTTACGCTCGACACAAATTATCGATCAGCACCTCCCATCGTAGGACTAGGTAATCACGTGATTAAACATAACACGTATCGAAGGGCGAAGACGATGAATGCAACAAACAAAGATGGAAAGCAACCTTTCTATCTTCGACCTGCAACAACAGAAGATGAAGCAGGATATGTTCTTCGTCATATTCGCGAGCAAAAAAGAGAATGGAAAGATATCGCCATTCTGACAAGAACTTATACAAATGCTCGAGCTCTTTTCGAACAATTGATTGAGCAGGATATCCCTTTTAATGCACAAGGAATGAAACAGGTCTTTTATGAACAATCCATCATCAAAGGTATGATGGAACATCTTCGTCTTGCGTATGAACATCAAAACCTTGACGCTACGGCCGCTATTCTTCCCTCTTTATTTATTAATCAAGAAGCTGGTATGCGTCATATCGAGATGGAAAATTTTGTTGACCCTGTTGATTTTCCTTTAGTTCATTTAAAATCATGGAAAACGCTTCGTGATTTCCAAAAGAAGTCGATTGATCGACGTATTCGTCTCATTCAGGAAGCAAAGCGTCACCAACCACAAAAGGCAATCCAATTATTGCGTGACGATTATATGAAACACCTTGATAGTGCGAATGATGAAGCTTTAACGGTTCACAAAACTACCCTTAAAGAAATGATGGACGAGCTAGAGTTCTCAAGCTCACGCTTTGAAACAATTCCTGAATTTCTAGCTTATGTTGATCGCATCATCCAACGCTTTAATGAGCACAAAAAAAAGGCAAGCGCTGCGAACGGACTATCCCTGTTATCCATTCATCAGTCAAAAGGACTGGAGTTCCCTGTCGTTTACGTGATTGGCGCTTCAGAAACAATATTGCCACACGTCTCAGCACTTAACTCTATGAAAGATAAAGAAGCTTCTCAGAAGGAGTTATATATAAAAAACCCAACTGCTGACCTTGAAGAGGAACGTCGGCTTTGTTACGTTGCGATTACACGGGCAAAAGAAGAGCTTTATATTTGTTCACCTGAAAAGCACCTTGGAAAACAAACGCCAGTCTCCCGTTTTTTAACAGACGCTTTTAAAAAGAAAATAAAGCAAGAAGGAAAATCAGTGAAAGCCTGGGTTTGTAGCAGTGAATTCTGCAAAGGATGGATGAAGGTTGAAGGGAATGAGCAACCTGCTCAAAAGTCATGTCCTCTCTGTGAAAAGCCGATGGTTATATCACAAAAGTTCGTTAAATAAGTCGTAATGATGTCATGGTATTAAGCATTGTTGCGCTTTGATTACAAATTATTTAAGAGACGTTTAACTTACGGATTTCCCCCTTCAAACGTGCTATAGTAGAAAAAAACGCGCAACAGGAGGGCTCCGATGAGCAGCATTCGTTACGAAACCATCTTTCAGAAACAGCTTGGCAACGGTACGATTATCGGAATAATGGATTACCTTGAAGGCAAGCTGATCAGACTGAACTTAAATGATAAGGAGCCGGAGTACCTTAACCCGGAGTTAAAGGAATTCTTTCAACAAGAGCGTATGAAAGTGAACCTTCATCAATAATAGTTACAATAAATCAAACGGCCTCCCGTGAATTATTTTGGGAGGCCGTTTTTTTGTATAGAGATGAAGGTGGATGACATCTTAATAACTAAGCTAACGTTTCATCACTTCCCTTTAAATACTAGTCTTTTTTACCTATTCTTCACAAAAAAAGGTTTGATATAAAAAGTGAAAAGGGTATACCAATAGTAGCAAAGAACATTGCTATATTGAAGGAGGAAGTCATAATGTTAAAACAAGTTCTAGTTATTGTCGGTATTGTTGTAGTCGTTGCATTTGTTGTCAGTGCTTTATTCTAGAAGACAACATAATTAAAGCTATGGATGAACTAAATTGACTTTATCAAGGAGGAATAGCAATGGTACGCACGATTCTTATGATTATTGGCGCAGTCGCTGTTATCGCAGCAATCATTTCATTTATTTAAAACCTTACATTTTATGATTCATTAAGCAATTGAAATTTTACTATTACTTATAATTTAAAGAAGTCGAGCCCACAAGAGGCTCGACTTCTTTTTAAGTTATCTATTAATCATTCTTTTTCATGTTTTTTTTGGCTTCATCAACTTTGGACTTTGGAATGTATATAAAGATCGCTTTTTTATTATTATTCATATAAATCTCCTTCAGAGTTGATTTAGTTTACCCTCATTCATTCTACTCGATAATGACGTCTATAAGCAATGATCCCTTCCAAAAGAAGTGAAAACACTGCGTTAGTACTAAATGTTCTGACAATCGTGATGCCTTTTATCGAAACTTGTGACTAAAACTGTCAAGAAATCGAGATAACTTCGACTTCTATTCTTGG
This genomic interval carries:
- a CDS encoding UvrD-helicase domain-containing protein → MNFTTTPHQAVTELDLSAPLTPHSSIRPLEDEAEQAFFHELEKKGIYLNEPQTKAVKHTEGPLLTIAGAGSGKTSVLTTRTAFLITVKEKDPSSILLITFTRKASEEMRQRISHLPGVSPQDSGRLTAGTFHSIFLKLLRSLGYNQKILNSDRHKQIIMKNILKKMKSPEASLPEIMLSSISSCKVKMMEPCDVPDHKETEELKKAYTEYEEWKTANHYMDFDDILVFMYREFNQNPALLQKMQNRFQYILVDEFQDTNPIQYELIKQIAAPQNNLFVVGDDDQVIYSFNGANSSIILEFDRTYPDAAVVTLDTNYRSAPPIVGLGNHVIKHNTYRRAKTMNATNKDGKQPFYLRPATTEDEAGYVLRHIREQKREWKDIAILTRTYTNARALFEQLIEQDIPFNAQGMKQVFYEQSIIKGMMEHLRLAYEHQNLDATAAILPSLFINQEAGMRHIEMENFVDPVDFPLVHLKSWKTLRDFQKKSIDRRIRLIQEAKRHQPQKAIQLLRDDYMKHLDSANDEALTVHKTTLKEMMDELEFSSSRFETIPEFLAYVDRIIQRFNEHKKKASAANGLSLLSIHQSKGLEFPVVYVIGASETILPHVSALNSMKDKEASQKELYIKNPTADLEEERRLCYVAITRAKEELYICSPEKHLGKQTPVSRFLTDAFKKKIKQEGKSVKAWVCSSEFCKGWMKVEGNEQPAQKSCPLCEKPMVISQKFVK